In the genome of Ferrovibrio terrae, the window CTCGGCGCCGATCAGGGCGATCTTCACCTTGCCGGTGAGATAGCGCTTGCGCAGGCGCGCATTGATCAGGGCGGCTTCGCGGCGCGGATTGCTGCCGACGATCAGGATGGCGTCGGCCTCGTCGATGCCGGCAATACCGCTGTTGAACAGATAGCCGGCGCGGTTCGACGGGTCGATCTGCGCGCCATCCTGGCGGCAGTCCAGATTGGTCGAACCCAGCTTGCCCATCAGGTCCTTCAGCGCGGTCATGCTTTCACCGCAGGCCATGTCGCCAGCGATGGCGGCGATCTGGTTGCCCTGCAGGCCCTTCACGTTGACAGCGATGGCGGCGAAGGCTTCGGCCCAGGTGGCTTCCTGCAGCTTGCCGTTCTTGCGAACATACGGCCGGTCGAGGCGGCGGTTGCGCAGGCCGTCATAGGCGAAGCGACTCTTGTCGGAGAGCCACTCTTCGTTAACGTCCTCGTTCAGACGCGGCAGCACGCGCATCACTTCGCGGCCGCGCACATCGACGCGGATATTGGCGCCAACGGCGTCCATCGCGTCGATGCTTTCGGTCTTGCGCAGTTCCCAGGCGCGTGCCGTGAAGGCATAGGGCTTGGAGGTCAGCGCACCGACCGGGCAGAGGTCGATCACGTTGCCGGACAGTTCCGACGTCATCGCCTGCTCGAGATAGGTGGTGATCTGCATATCCTCGCCGCGACCGATGGCGCCGAGTTCCGGCACGCCGGCGACTTCCTGCGCGAAGCGGATGCAGCGGGTGCACTGGATGCACCGGGTCATCACCGTTTCGATCAGCGGACCCATATACTTGTCGGTGACGGCGCGCTTGTTCTCGTCGTAACGAGAAGAGCCCTTGCCATAGCCCATCGACTGATCCTGCAGGTCGCATTCGCCACCCTGGTCGCAGATCGGGCAATCCAGCGGGTGATTGATCAGCAGGAATTCCATCACGCCTTCGCGGGCCTTCTTCACCAGCGGCGTGTCGGTCTTGATCACCATGTTGTCGGCGGCGGGCATGGCACAGGAAGCAATCGGCTTCGGCGCCTTCTCCTGCTCGACCAGGCACATGCGGCAGTTGCCGGCGATGGTGAGGCGTTCGTGATAGCAGAAGCGCGGGATTTCCTTGCCGGCCAGTTCACAGGCCTGCAGCACGGTGGTGCCGGGCTCGACCGTTACCTGGATGCCGTCGATGGTCAACGTGGGCATTTCTAAGCCTTCCCCCGCCTACTCGGCTGCCGCCGGCAGAACCGGCGAACCCGTATGATATGCGTCGATGCGACGTTCGATCTCGCCGCGGAAATGCCGGATCAGGCCCTGGATCGGCCAGGCCGCGGCATCGCCGAGCGCGCAGATCGTGTGGCCTTCCACCTGCGTGGTGACTTCCAGCAGCATGTCGATTTCGCGCTTCTCGGCCCTGCCCTGCACGAGACGCTCCATCACGCGCCACATCCAGCCGGTGCCTTCACGGCACGGCGTGCACTGGCCGCAGGATTCATGCTTGTAGAACTTCGACAGGCGCGCGATGGCGCGCACCACGTCGGTGCTCTTGTCCATCACGATCACGGCGGCGGTGCCGAGGCCCGAACGCTGTGCGCGCAGGCTATCGAAATCCATCAGCACGTCGTCGCAGATCGACTTGGGCAGCAGCGGAACCGACGAGCCGCCCGGAATGATCGCAAGCAGATTATCCCAGCCGCCGCGCACGCCACCGGCATGCTTCTCGATCAGCTCTTTCAGCGGAATGCCCATCTCTTCTTCGACATTGCACGGCTTGTTCACATGGCCGGAAATGCAGAAGACCTTGGTGCCGGTGTTGTTCGGACGGCCGATGCCGGCGAACCACTCGCCACCGCGACGCAGGATGGTTGGCGCGACCGCGATACTCTCCACGTTGTTCACCGTGGTCGGGCAACCCCAGACGCCCATATTGGCCGGGAACGGCGGCTTGAGGCGCGGCTGGCCTTTCTTGCCTTCCAGGCTTTCAATCAGCGCGGTTTCTTCGCCGCAGATGTAGGCGCCGGCGCCGCGATGGATATAGACGTCGAAATCAAAACCCGAGCCGCAGGCATTCTTGCCGATCAGGCCGGCGGCATAGGCTTCGTCGATCGCGCCCTGCAGGTTCTCGGCCTCGCGGAAGAATTCACCGCGGATATAGATGTAGGCGGCGACCGCGCGCATGGCGAAGCCGGCGACGAGGCAGCCTTCGACCAGCTTGTGCGGATCGTGCCGCATCATGTCGCGGTCCTTGCATGTGCCCGGCTCGCCCTCGTCGGCATTGACGACGAGATACGACGGTCGGCCGTCGGACTGCTTGGGCATGAAGGACCACTTCATGCCGGTCGGGAAGCCGGCGCCACCGCGACCGCGCAGGCCGGACTTCTTCATCTCGTCGATGATCCAGTCCTGGCCCTTGTCGAGAATGGCCTTGGTGTTGTCCCAGTCACCACGCTTGCGGGCAGCCTCAAGGCGCCACGACTGCTGGCCGTAGAGATTGGTGAAGATGCGGTCTTTATCCTGAAGCATGTGCCGGCTCCGCCTCAGTCGTCATTCCCGCCGGCCGAAGCCGCGGGATTGAAAGTGGTCAACGTGGTGGCGCCGCCGAGCGGCTCCGACGACAGGCGGCCGTTCTGCGGGCCGGGCTTCGGCGTCTCGCCGCGCTTCAGCGCTTCGAGGATGCGGCCGGTGCTCTCTTCGTCGAGGTCCTCGAAGAAGTCGTCGTTATACTGCAGCATCGGCGCATTCACGCAGGCGCCGAGGCATTCCACCTCGATCACGGTGAACTTGCCATCGGCCGAGGTCTCGCCCGGATTGAGGCCGAGATGCTTCTTGCAAGCGCTCAGCACCTTGTCCGAGCCGGCGAGCCAGCACGGCGTCGTGGTGCAGACCTGCACGAAATGCGTACCCACGGGCGCCAGGTTGTACATCGTGTAGAAGCTGGCGACTTCCAGCACTTTGATCACCGGCACGTCGAGCATTTCGGCGATATAGCGGATCGCGGCCTGCGGCACCCAGTTGTCGTGCTGGCGCTGCGCGATATCCAGCAGCGGCATCACCGCACTGCGCTGACGGCCAGCCGGATACTTGGCGATATGCGTCTTGGCCAGCGCCAGGTTTTCCGCCGTGAAGGCGAAGCTGGCCGGCTGCTGCTCGGGCGGTGCGATATGAACGCCGCTCATCGATCGATCTCCCCGAACACAACGTCCATGTTGCCGACGATGGAGACGGCGTCAGCCAGCATGTAACCCTTCGACATGAAATCCGTGGCCTGCAGATGCGGGAAACCCGGCGCGCGGATACGGCAGCGATACGGCTTGTTCGAGCCGTCCGACACCAGATACACGCCGAACTCGCCCTTCGGCGCTTCAACGGCGGCATAAGCCTCGCCTTCGGGCACGCGATAGCCTTCGGTGTAGAGCTTGAAGTGATGGATCAGTGCTTCCATCGACTTCTTCATCTCGCCGCGCTTCGGCGGCACAACCTTGCGATCATCGGACGCAATCGGTCCGGTCGGCATTTTCTCGATCACCTGCTCGATGATGCGCGCGCTCTGGCGCATCTCTTCGATGCGGCAGAGATACCGGTCGAAACAGTCGCCGTTCTTGCCCACTGGCAGGTCGAAGTCATACTGCTCGTAGCCGTCATACGGCTGCGACTTGCGCAGATCCCAGGCAATGCCAGACCCGCGCAGCATCACGCCGGAAAAGCCCCAGTCGATCGCATCCTTGCCGCTGATCACGCCAATATCGACGTTGCGCTGGCGATAGATGCGGTTCTCGGTCAGCAGGCCTTCGATATCCTCGATCACCTTCAGCATGCGCGGCAGGTAATTGACGATATCCTCGTCCATGCCCTTGGGCATGTCCTGGTGCACGCCACCGGGGCGGAAATAGGCCGCATGCATGCGCGCGCCGGAAACACGCTCGTAGAATTCCATCAGCTTCTCGCGTTCCTCGAAGCCCCAGAGCGCCGGCGTCATCGCGCCGCAATCGAGAGCATGAGTCGTCACGTTCAGCAGGTGATTGAGCAGACGGCCGATCTCGGCGAACAGCACGCGCACGGCCTGGCCGCGCGCCGGCACTTCCAGGCCGAGCAGGCGCTCGGTGGCCAGAGCAAAGGCATGCTCCTGGTTCATCGGCGCGACGTAATCGAGGCGGTCGAAATACGGCACCGCCTGCAGATAGGTCTTGTGCTCGATCAGCTTCTCGGTGCCGCGATGCAGCAGGCCGATATGCGGATCGCAGCGCTCGACGATCTCGCCGTCGAGTTCCATGACAAGGCGCAGCACGCCGTGGGCCGCGGGATGCTGCGGCCCGAAGTTGACCATGTAGTTGGCAATGGATACTTCGGCCATGTTACTTCTGCCCCTCGGCCTTTTCGTCGCCCGGCAGCACGTATTTCGCGCCTTCCCACGGGCTCATGAAATCGAAGCGGCGGAACTCCTGCTGCAGCTGCACGGGCTCGTAGATCACGCGCTTCTGCGACTCGTCATAACGCACTTCGACATAACCGGTGAGCGGGAAATCCTTGCGCAGCGGATGCCCTTCGAAACCGTAATCCGACAGGATACGGCGCAGGTCCGGATGGCCGGAGAACATCACGCCGTACATGTCCCAGGTCTCGCGCTCGTACCAGTTGGCAGCGGAGTAAACGCCAACAGCCGACGGCACCGGCGTCTCTTCGTCGGTTTCCGCCTTGATGCGCACGCGCTGGTTCAGTTTCAGGCTCAGCAGGTGATAGACGATGTCGAAACGCTTGG includes:
- the nuoF gene encoding NADH-quinone oxidoreductase subunit NuoF, whose product is MLQDKDRIFTNLYGQQSWRLEAARKRGDWDNTKAILDKGQDWIIDEMKKSGLRGRGGAGFPTGMKWSFMPKQSDGRPSYLVVNADEGEPGTCKDRDMMRHDPHKLVEGCLVAGFAMRAVAAYIYIRGEFFREAENLQGAIDEAYAAGLIGKNACGSGFDFDVYIHRGAGAYICGEETALIESLEGKKGQPRLKPPFPANMGVWGCPTTVNNVESIAVAPTILRRGGEWFAGIGRPNNTGTKVFCISGHVNKPCNVEEEMGIPLKELIEKHAGGVRGGWDNLLAIIPGGSSVPLLPKSICDDVLMDFDSLRAQRSGLGTAAVIVMDKSTDVVRAIARLSKFYKHESCGQCTPCREGTGWMWRVMERLVQGRAEKREIDMLLEVTTQVEGHTICALGDAAAWPIQGLIRHFRGEIERRIDAYHTGSPVLPAAAE
- the nuoG gene encoding NADH-quinone oxidoreductase subunit NuoG, coding for MPTLTIDGIQVTVEPGTTVLQACELAGKEIPRFCYHERLTIAGNCRMCLVEQEKAPKPIASCAMPAADNMVIKTDTPLVKKAREGVMEFLLINHPLDCPICDQGGECDLQDQSMGYGKGSSRYDENKRAVTDKYMGPLIETVMTRCIQCTRCIRFAQEVAGVPELGAIGRGEDMQITTYLEQAMTSELSGNVIDLCPVGALTSKPYAFTARAWELRKTESIDAMDAVGANIRVDVRGREVMRVLPRLNEDVNEEWLSDKSRFAYDGLRNRRLDRPYVRKNGKLQEATWAEAFAAIAVNVKGLQGNQIAAIAGDMACGESMTALKDLMGKLGSTNLDCRQDGAQIDPSNRAGYLFNSGIAGIDEADAILIVGSNPRREAALINARLRKRYLTGKVKIALIGAEQPQLTYKYDYLGAGAATLKDIAEGRHAFAEVLKGAQKPMLILGQGAIARADGAAVLALAKQVADSLGLVKDGWNGFNMLHTAASRVGALDLGFVPGQGGKDVAGILASAQSGEIKTVWLLGADEIDTSKLGSAFVIYQGSHGDVGAKRADVILPGAAYVEKDATWVNTEGRVQLGRRAAAPPGDAREDWSIIRAVSEPLGHKLPYDNLGMLRRRMLELAPHFSGVDKLATAAWGAFGAAGSVTDAPFASTVADFFLTNPIARASATMAECSALARGAAQPKTGTHD
- a CDS encoding NADH-quinone oxidoreductase subunit C, translated to MTDSKAILREQEQSLRDLADHLAAGLGADLLDTNIALGELTIRVPAARIVQVLTFLRDDGNCQFAELVDITGLDWPERAKRFDIVYHLLSLKLNQRVRIKAETDEETPVPSAVGVYSAANWYERETWDMYGVMFSGHPDLRRILSDYGFEGHPLRKDFPLTGYVEVRYDESQKRVIYEPVQLQQEFRRFDFMSPWEGAKYVLPGDEKAEGQK
- a CDS encoding NADH-quinone oxidoreductase subunit D, producing MAEVSIANYMVNFGPQHPAAHGVLRLVMELDGEIVERCDPHIGLLHRGTEKLIEHKTYLQAVPYFDRLDYVAPMNQEHAFALATERLLGLEVPARGQAVRVLFAEIGRLLNHLLNVTTHALDCGAMTPALWGFEEREKLMEFYERVSGARMHAAYFRPGGVHQDMPKGMDEDIVNYLPRMLKVIEDIEGLLTENRIYRQRNVDIGVISGKDAIDWGFSGVMLRGSGIAWDLRKSQPYDGYEQYDFDLPVGKNGDCFDRYLCRIEEMRQSARIIEQVIEKMPTGPIASDDRKVVPPKRGEMKKSMEALIHHFKLYTEGYRVPEGEAYAAVEAPKGEFGVYLVSDGSNKPYRCRIRAPGFPHLQATDFMSKGYMLADAVSIVGNMDVVFGEIDR
- the nuoE gene encoding NADH-quinone oxidoreductase subunit NuoE; this encodes MSGVHIAPPEQQPASFAFTAENLALAKTHIAKYPAGRQRSAVMPLLDIAQRQHDNWVPQAAIRYIAEMLDVPVIKVLEVASFYTMYNLAPVGTHFVQVCTTTPCWLAGSDKVLSACKKHLGLNPGETSADGKFTVIEVECLGACVNAPMLQYNDDFFEDLDEESTGRILEALKRGETPKPGPQNGRLSSEPLGGATTLTTFNPAASAGGNDD